A stretch of the Glutamicibacter sp. JL.03c genome encodes the following:
- a CDS encoding ABC transporter permease, producing MRRTLATTGRVLNQVRHDPRTIALMLVVPSLLIGLIAWIFTDTPAFQRIGPSMIALFPFVVMFLVTSIATLRERRSGTLERLLSMPLAKGEFIFGYALAFTMIAIVQTIIASSFAVWVCGLEISGSFWLMFAVAALDALLGISLGLMASAFAHTEFQVVQFMPALIVPQFLLAGIILPREQLPSVLESIGDWLPLSHAIDALSDVAAGTTDSDTGFSMLLIGAWIVVALLVGSLTLRRRTA from the coding sequence ATGCGCAGAACTTTAGCCACCACTGGCAGGGTGCTGAACCAAGTCCGCCACGACCCGAGGACCATTGCCCTGATGCTCGTGGTCCCCAGCCTGCTGATTGGATTAATTGCTTGGATATTCACCGATACACCTGCTTTTCAACGTATCGGCCCTTCCATGATTGCCCTGTTTCCCTTTGTCGTGATGTTCCTGGTAACCAGCATCGCCACTCTGCGAGAACGGCGCAGTGGCACGCTTGAACGGCTTCTGAGCATGCCGCTAGCCAAGGGCGAATTCATCTTTGGTTACGCACTGGCTTTCACCATGATCGCCATCGTTCAAACCATCATTGCCTCGAGCTTTGCCGTCTGGGTTTGCGGCTTGGAAATCTCGGGCAGTTTTTGGTTGATGTTTGCGGTGGCGGCGCTGGACGCCCTGCTGGGAATCAGCCTCGGGCTTATGGCCAGCGCCTTCGCCCATACGGAATTCCAGGTCGTGCAGTTCATGCCTGCCTTAATCGTCCCCCAATTCCTGCTGGCAGGAATCATCCTTCCCCGAGAACAGCTTCCCTCAGTCCTTGAATCCATCGGCGACTGGCTGCCGCTGTCCCATGCCATCGACGCCCTCTCTGATGTCGCTGCAGGAACCACGGATTCGGACACTGGATTCAGCATGCTGCTGATTGGTGCGTGGATCGTCGTGGCGCTGCTTGTCGGATCGCTGACCC